A DNA window from Planctomycetaceae bacterium contains the following coding sequences:
- a CDS encoding DUF1592 domain-containing protein yields MPSASAQQNEDAFQSKVLPFLDRYCIECHMEGAAEGGIALDAFPNQAAALSAGKTWLRVMDAIEAGVMPPADSVQPEIQETRQVVAWIETDFLAAQCSANISSPAVVIRRLNRQEYNNTVRDLVGMDLDPARDFPPDDVGFGYDNVGSALNISPVHIEKYFDAAERVMDAAIVLPDVEPYSPAELIGLRTYPLPADAAVEFEHHLAPGRYLADFSLVRVGIAESVPPPKLVIGFGTDQRTVDATRVQDETVVYRYWLTVAEGDNQVSVALAPGQAESENFVVPKEVAANVSGDQRYGGDRGLHVDSMVVRGPVPTEPDGLPESHRRLLFTIPDFGDEARLNCANQVIARFAERAFRRPISKDELTGLLSVFRMAHDRGESFERCCQVALTAVLVSAQFLFLVEPDDAVDDRPLTDYELASRLSYFLWSTMPDEALLNDAKNGTLRQHLPEQVNRMLADSRSQAFVSNFTGQWLQLRHLNGVAPDQDLFPTFSDSLRDSMRQETERFFAYVLRENRSVLELLDCDYTFINGELAQHYDLADTAGADFQQVSLPDDRRGGIVTQASILTLTSNHNRTSPVKRGQWILQQLLGTPPPPPPPGVIPLDEGQQAAESASLRERLELHRANPECASCHSQMDPMGFALENFDAVGRWRNTDGDFAIDPSGELAGGRRFDDAAGLRQVLKATETRKFTRCLIENLLTYALGRGLEPGDYCTVESIREQLVRDEFCFQTILFGIVASDTFQNRGVSQE; encoded by the coding sequence GTGCCAAGTGCAAGCGCTCAGCAGAACGAAGACGCGTTTCAGTCGAAAGTGCTTCCGTTTCTCGACCGGTACTGCATCGAATGCCATATGGAGGGCGCCGCGGAGGGCGGGATTGCTCTGGATGCGTTTCCGAATCAGGCGGCTGCGCTGAGTGCCGGGAAGACGTGGCTGCGCGTCATGGACGCGATTGAAGCCGGCGTGATGCCTCCCGCCGATTCCGTTCAGCCGGAAATCCAGGAAACGCGGCAGGTGGTCGCCTGGATCGAAACGGATTTTCTGGCCGCTCAATGCAGCGCGAATATCAGTTCACCGGCGGTGGTGATCCGGCGTCTGAACCGACAGGAATACAACAACACCGTTCGCGACCTTGTCGGAATGGATCTGGATCCGGCCCGCGATTTTCCGCCGGATGACGTGGGATTCGGGTACGACAACGTCGGTTCCGCGCTCAACATTTCTCCGGTCCATATCGAGAAGTACTTTGACGCAGCCGAACGCGTGATGGATGCGGCGATCGTGCTGCCCGACGTCGAACCGTATTCGCCCGCCGAACTGATCGGGCTGAGAACCTATCCTCTGCCCGCTGATGCTGCCGTGGAGTTTGAACACCATCTGGCTCCCGGCCGGTATCTGGCGGACTTTAGTCTGGTACGTGTCGGTATTGCGGAGTCCGTTCCGCCGCCGAAGCTGGTGATTGGTTTCGGCACGGATCAGCGAACCGTCGACGCGACTCGCGTGCAGGACGAAACGGTCGTGTACCGCTACTGGCTGACGGTCGCGGAAGGCGACAACCAGGTGTCGGTCGCTCTGGCTCCCGGCCAGGCCGAAAGTGAGAACTTCGTCGTACCGAAGGAAGTTGCGGCCAACGTCAGCGGAGACCAGCGGTACGGAGGCGATCGGGGGCTGCATGTTGATTCGATGGTCGTGCGCGGTCCCGTTCCCACGGAACCCGACGGTCTGCCGGAATCGCATCGGCGGCTCCTGTTCACGATTCCTGATTTCGGTGACGAGGCACGGTTGAACTGCGCGAATCAGGTCATCGCACGGTTCGCGGAACGAGCCTTCCGGCGGCCGATCTCGAAGGATGAACTAACCGGGCTGCTCAGCGTTTTCCGGATGGCTCATGATCGCGGTGAGAGTTTCGAACGCTGCTGCCAGGTAGCTTTGACAGCGGTGCTGGTGTCGGCGCAGTTTCTGTTTCTGGTCGAACCCGATGACGCTGTCGACGATCGACCGCTGACCGACTACGAACTTGCCAGCCGGCTGTCGTACTTTCTTTGGAGCACGATGCCGGACGAAGCTCTGCTGAACGACGCGAAAAACGGAACTCTGCGACAACACCTTCCGGAACAGGTCAACCGAATGCTGGCCGACTCCCGGTCGCAGGCGTTCGTCTCCAATTTCACAGGCCAGTGGCTGCAGCTTCGCCATCTGAACGGTGTGGCTCCCGATCAGGACCTGTTTCCGACATTCAGCGATTCACTTCGCGATTCCATGCGTCAGGAAACAGAACGGTTCTTCGCATACGTGCTCCGTGAAAATCGCAGCGTTCTGGAACTTCTGGATTGCGACTACACGTTTATCAACGGGGAACTGGCGCAGCACTACGACCTGGCCGACACAGCCGGTGCCGATTTTCAGCAGGTATCGCTTCCCGATGACCGGCGCGGCGGCATTGTGACTCAGGCCAGCATCCTGACGCTGACTTCCAACCACAACCGCACGTCACCCGTCAAGCGCGGACAGTGGATTCTGCAGCAGCTTCTGGGAACACCTCCGCCGCCACCGCCTCCGGGAGTAATTCCGCTGGATGAAGGCCAGCAGGCAGCGGAATCGGCTTCGCTTCGTGAACGGCTGGAGCTGCATCGGGCGAATCCGGAATGCGCGTCGTGTCATAGCCAGATGGATCCCATGGGCTTCGCATTGGAAAACTTTGACGCCGTCGGTCGCTGGCGCAACACCGACGGTGACTTTGCGATTGATCCTTCCGGTGAGCTGGCCGGGGGGCGCCGCTTTGACGACGCGGCAGGACTGCGGCAGGTACTCAAAGCAACTGAGACACGGAAATTCACGCGTTGCCTGATCGAGAACCTGCTAACATACGCGCTGGGCCGGGGTCTGGAGCCCGGTGACTACTGCACGGTGGAATCCATCCGCGAACAGTTGGTTCGCGATGAGTTCTGTTTCCAGACAATCCTGTTCGGTATTGTCGCCAGTGACACTTTCCAGAACCGTGGTGTTTCGCAGGAATAG